From a single Nocardioides sp. dk884 genomic region:
- the prcB gene encoding proteasome subunit beta: MSDPRLPPAYLRPGVSSFADFLAGQSPDLLPGNRALPTGQGGDLAPHGTTIVALTFPGGVVLAGDRRATMGNIIAQRDIEKVFATDEFTAVGIAGTAGIAVELVRLFGVELEHYEKIEGTTLSMDGKANRLSALIRGNLGLAMQGLAVVPLLVGYDIPAAAGRIFSYDVTGGRYEETGFHSVGSGSLFARGALKKLYRADMDEGEAVMTAVQALYDAADDDSATGGPDVTRRIFPMVHVITSEGGRRLPEATVAEVADRMIAARMSRPDGPLAGLPGGPTA, from the coding sequence GTGAGCGATCCGCGTCTTCCCCCCGCCTACCTGCGACCTGGCGTGTCGTCGTTCGCCGACTTCCTCGCCGGTCAGTCCCCGGACCTGCTGCCGGGCAACCGCGCGCTGCCCACTGGCCAGGGCGGCGACCTCGCCCCGCACGGCACCACCATCGTCGCGCTGACCTTCCCCGGCGGCGTCGTACTGGCCGGCGACCGGCGCGCCACGATGGGCAACATCATCGCCCAACGCGACATCGAGAAGGTGTTCGCCACCGATGAGTTCACCGCGGTCGGGATCGCCGGCACCGCCGGCATCGCCGTCGAGCTGGTGCGGCTCTTCGGTGTCGAGCTCGAGCACTACGAGAAGATCGAGGGCACCACGCTCTCGATGGACGGCAAGGCCAACCGGCTCTCCGCGCTGATCCGCGGCAACCTCGGGCTGGCCATGCAGGGCCTCGCCGTCGTCCCCCTCCTGGTCGGATACGACATACCTGCCGCGGCCGGGCGGATCTTCAGCTACGACGTGACCGGGGGCCGCTATGAGGAGACCGGGTTCCACTCCGTCGGCTCGGGCTCACTGTTCGCCCGCGGCGCGCTGAAGAAGCTCTACCGCGCCGACATGGACGAGGGGGAGGCCGTGATGACCGCCGTACAGGCGCTGTACGACGCGGCCGACGACGACTCCGCCACCGGCGGGCCCGACGTGACCCGGCGGATCTTCCCGATGGTGCACGTGATCACCAGCGAGGGCGGGCGCCGCCTGCCCGAGGCCACCGTCGCCGAGGTCGCCGACCGGATGATCGCCGCCCGCATGTCCCGTCCCGACGGCCCGCTCGCGGGCCTTCCCGGAGGTCCCACCGCATGA
- the tatA gene encoding twin-arginine translocase TatA/TatE family subunit: MITPLIAGLGTTELLIILAVLVLLFGASKLPELARGSGRALRIFKAETKGLMDDDEVKTPEQREIEARQALLDQERVEAERQAERQRRGDTA; encoded by the coding sequence ATGATCACCCCGCTCATCGCAGGCCTCGGCACCACCGAGCTGCTCATCATCCTCGCCGTCCTGGTGCTGCTCTTCGGTGCCAGCAAGCTCCCCGAGCTCGCCCGCGGCAGCGGCCGCGCGCTGCGGATCTTCAAGGCCGAGACCAAGGGTCTGATGGACGACGACGAGGTCAAGACCCCCGAGCAGCGCGAGATCGAGGCCCGCCAGGCCCTGCTCGACCAGGAGCGTGTCGAGGCGGAGCGTCAGGCCGAGCGCCAGCGCCGCGGCGACACGGCCTGA
- a CDS encoding helix-turn-helix transcriptional regulator, translated as MTVAKSERLLNLLIMLLVQRRPVPKQRIRSILYADSTPEAFEKMFERDKEELRSLGVPVEVDQIDPLFDDEPGYRISPDDFALPEIDLRPDEAAVIGLATRVWQHARLAAATSDAVRKLSAAGIDVDTTALDIVEPRLSADEPSFDVFWEATQERSEVVFDYARAGEESATRRRLQPWGVVRYSGRWYVVGFDIDRGAERVFRLSRVRGQARRTGKPGAYDVPAGTDVREVARRLAPAPSAEHAVLLVRAGAGHALRRGADAVENDVPGPDTRTRWDRVSLTRSLGLVDEVLGHGPDVVVEAPDALRRSVIDRLEAALAPSGGHTPAADAAEESA; from the coding sequence GTGACGGTGGCCAAGAGTGAGCGGCTGCTCAACCTGCTGATCATGCTGCTCGTCCAGCGCCGCCCGGTGCCCAAGCAGCGGATCCGCTCGATCCTCTACGCCGACTCCACCCCCGAGGCGTTCGAGAAGATGTTCGAGCGTGACAAGGAGGAGCTGCGCAGCCTCGGCGTCCCGGTCGAGGTCGACCAGATCGACCCGCTCTTCGACGACGAGCCGGGCTACCGGATCTCACCCGACGACTTCGCGCTGCCCGAGATCGACCTGCGCCCCGACGAGGCGGCGGTCATCGGCCTGGCCACCCGGGTCTGGCAGCACGCCCGGCTGGCCGCGGCGACCAGCGACGCCGTACGCAAGCTCAGCGCCGCCGGCATCGACGTCGACACCACCGCCCTCGACATCGTCGAGCCGCGGCTGAGCGCCGACGAGCCGTCCTTCGACGTGTTCTGGGAGGCCACCCAGGAGCGCAGCGAGGTGGTCTTCGACTACGCCCGCGCGGGCGAGGAGAGCGCCACCCGGCGCCGCCTGCAGCCGTGGGGAGTGGTGCGCTACTCCGGGCGCTGGTACGTCGTGGGCTTTGACATCGACCGCGGCGCGGAGCGGGTCTTCCGGCTCTCCCGGGTGCGCGGCCAGGCCCGGCGCACCGGCAAGCCGGGCGCGTACGACGTGCCGGCGGGCACCGACGTGCGCGAGGTGGCCCGCCGCCTGGCGCCGGCGCCGTCCGCCGAGCACGCGGTGCTGCTGGTGCGCGCGGGCGCGGGGCACGCGCTGCGCCGCGGCGCGGACGCGGTGGAGAACGACGTGCCCGGACCCGACACCCGCACCCGCTGGGACCGGGTCTCGCTGACCCGCAGCCTGGGCCTGGTCGATGAGGTGCTCGGCCACGGCCCCGATGTCGTGGTCGAGGCCCCCGACGCGCTGCGGCGCTCGGTGATCGATCGCCTCGAGGCCGCCCTCGCACCATCGGGCGGCCACACCCCCGCCGCGGACGCAGCGGAGGAGAGCGCATGA
- a CDS encoding helix-turn-helix transcriptional regulator produces the protein MTQAPLGAKEQVARLLTLVPYLHARDGVRLEDAARALGVPPKQLLKDLKVLLMCGLPGGYPDDLIDVDLDALEDPEGDGVIRVSNADYLARPLRLTPTEATAVIVALRALRNGAGAETREVVDRALAKLEAAAAEGSAAPRIDPGTDAVDADQALLARRLQDAADRGRQVRLTYFVPSRDEESDRVVDPRGVVSTRGVDYLDAWCHSAEAPRLFRLDRISSADVLDVAVVSEPVAPRDLSAGFFPPSSDALPVTLHLEPAARWIVEYYPVEEVRALADGAAEVDLLVADHRWLTRLLLRLAPHAQVVRPDGIAEEFRGVAQDTLHLYR, from the coding sequence ATGACCCAGGCACCGCTCGGCGCCAAGGAGCAGGTGGCCCGCCTGCTGACCCTCGTGCCCTACCTGCACGCCCGCGACGGGGTGCGCCTCGAGGACGCCGCGCGCGCCCTCGGCGTACCTCCCAAGCAGCTGCTGAAGGACCTCAAGGTCCTGCTGATGTGCGGGCTGCCCGGCGGCTATCCCGACGACCTCATCGACGTCGACCTCGACGCCCTGGAGGACCCCGAGGGCGACGGCGTGATCCGGGTGTCCAACGCCGACTACCTGGCCCGCCCGCTGCGGCTCACCCCGACCGAGGCCACCGCGGTCATCGTCGCGCTCCGTGCGCTGCGCAACGGCGCCGGCGCCGAGACCCGCGAGGTCGTCGACCGGGCGCTGGCCAAGCTCGAGGCGGCCGCCGCCGAGGGCAGCGCCGCACCCCGGATCGACCCGGGCACCGACGCCGTGGACGCCGACCAGGCGCTGCTGGCCCGCCGGCTGCAGGACGCCGCCGACCGCGGCCGGCAGGTGCGGCTGACCTACTTCGTGCCCTCGCGCGATGAGGAGTCCGACCGGGTGGTGGACCCGCGCGGCGTCGTGAGCACCCGCGGCGTGGACTACCTCGACGCCTGGTGCCACTCCGCCGAGGCGCCGCGGCTGTTCCGCCTCGACCGGATCAGCTCCGCCGACGTGCTCGACGTCGCGGTGGTCTCCGAGCCGGTCGCCCCGCGCGACCTCTCCGCCGGCTTCTTCCCGCCGTCCAGCGACGCCCTGCCGGTGACCCTGCACCTCGAGCCGGCCGCCCGCTGGATCGTGGAGTACTACCCGGTCGAGGAGGTCCGGGCGCTGGCCGACGGGGCGGCGGAGGTCGACCTGCTGGTCGCCGACCACCGCTGGCTGACCCGGCTGCTGCTGCGCCTGGCCCCGCACGCCCAGGTCGTGCGGCCCGACGGGATCGCCGAGGAGTTCCGCGGCGTCGCGCAAGACACACTGCACCTCTACCGTTGA
- the prcA gene encoding proteasome subunit alpha has translation MSMPFYVSPEQQMKDRADFARKGIARGRSVVAVQYADGILFVSENPSQALHKVSEIYDRIAFAAVGRYNEFENLRIAGVRLADMRGYAYDRRDVTGRGLANAYAQTLGTIFSSGGEKPYEVELFVAEIGETPAEDQLYRLTYDGQVADEHGYAVMGGAAESVASYLKERYASGASLDDALHLAVSALGHNDTEDRVIPVDDLEVALLDRTRSQTRKFRRLTPSRLETMLGDRVPSEGSATAAPGPQGTATPPGHPDPPVAPPLS, from the coding sequence ATGAGCATGCCTTTCTACGTCTCCCCCGAGCAGCAGATGAAGGACCGGGCGGACTTCGCGCGCAAGGGCATCGCCCGGGGCCGTTCGGTGGTCGCGGTGCAGTACGCCGACGGGATCCTGTTCGTCTCGGAGAACCCCTCCCAGGCGCTGCACAAGGTCTCCGAGATCTACGACCGGATCGCGTTCGCGGCGGTGGGGCGCTACAACGAGTTCGAGAACCTGCGCATCGCCGGGGTGCGCCTGGCCGACATGCGCGGTTACGCCTACGACCGCCGTGACGTCACCGGGCGCGGCCTGGCCAACGCCTACGCCCAGACGCTCGGCACGATCTTCTCCAGCGGCGGTGAGAAGCCCTACGAGGTCGAGCTGTTCGTCGCCGAGATCGGCGAGACCCCGGCCGAGGACCAGCTCTACCGACTGACCTACGACGGCCAGGTCGCCGACGAGCACGGGTACGCCGTGATGGGCGGGGCCGCGGAATCGGTGGCGAGCTATCTCAAGGAGCGCTACGCCAGCGGGGCCTCCCTCGACGACGCGCTGCACCTCGCGGTCTCCGCCCTGGGCCACAACGACACCGAGGACCGGGTCATCCCCGTCGACGACCTCGAGGTCGCGCTGCTGGACCGGACCCGGTCGCAGACCCGCAAGTTCCGCCGGCTCACCCCGTCGCGCCTGGAGACGATGCTCGGCGACCGGGTGCCCTCCGAGGGCTCCGCCACCGCCGCCCCCGGCCCTCAGGGCACCGCCACCCCGCCCGGCCACCCCGACCCGCCGGTCGCCCCGCCGCTCAGCTAG
- a CDS encoding DEAD/DEAH box helicase yields MSADELSPSERYASYRQHKNHPVLREFQSLHDFPLDDFQLRACREIEEGRGVLVAAPTGSGKTIVGEFAIHLALETGRKAFYTTPIKALSNQKYHDLVARYGPDQVGLLTGDNTINGEAPVVVMTTEVLRNMLYAGSRTLLGLGFVVMDEVHYLADRSRGAVWEEVIIHLPESVALVSLSATVSNAEEFGEWLATVRGETATVLEERRPVPLYQHVMVGRRLLNLFAGSDVDAAAGFVKEGAAVNGELMKVARDDWAATHVRDRRSPRGQGGKGPKGGGRQVGNGRRVWVPSRPEVIERLERDGLLPAIVFIFSRIGCDAAVQQCLAGGVRLTSPEERDEIYEYVEESCRHLPDEDRHVLGYHDFLDGLTRGVAAHHAGMLPAFKQCVEELFTRGLCKVVFATETLALGINMPARTVVIEKLTKWNGETHASITPGEYTQLTGRAGRRGLDTEGHGVVLWQQGMNPKELAGLASTRTYPLRSSFRPSYNMAVNLVHQFGRARSRELLEQSFAQFQADKAVVGLARQLRKAEDALDGYREAATCHLGDFMEYAALRRRISDVEKDASRARKADRRVEAIESLRALRPGDVIRVPTGKFAGYAVVIDPGWSPDGPRPYVVTADRQARRLAMIDFPTPVEALGKVRVPKNFNGRNPQMRRDLASALRSRTHDLAPPPGSRSGGARTAMAQSGADEEVARLREQLRAHPCHECPEREDHARWAERWHKLRRDADTLQRRVEQRTNTVARQFDRVCDVLTALDYLDGDEVTPRGRHLMRLYSELDLVAAECLRHGLWDDLSPSELAAALSVLVFEARRPDDASVPRLPGGRARDVIGEMVRVWGELDRLEKDHRLDFLRQPDLGLAWTAYRWSEGDDLDDVLRASELAAGDFVRWMKQLLDLAGQVANAAGDSPVRHTARQVVDQVRRGVVASGGLAED; encoded by the coding sequence ATGAGCGCCGACGAGCTGTCCCCGTCGGAGCGGTACGCGTCGTACCGACAGCACAAGAACCACCCGGTCCTGCGGGAGTTCCAGTCGCTGCACGACTTCCCGCTCGACGACTTCCAGCTGCGAGCCTGCCGCGAGATCGAGGAGGGGCGCGGGGTCCTGGTCGCTGCGCCCACCGGGTCCGGCAAGACGATCGTGGGGGAGTTCGCGATCCATCTCGCCCTCGAGACCGGCCGCAAGGCCTTCTACACGACCCCGATCAAGGCGCTGTCGAACCAGAAGTATCACGACCTGGTGGCCCGCTACGGCCCCGACCAGGTCGGGCTGCTGACCGGTGACAACACCATCAACGGCGAGGCGCCGGTGGTCGTGATGACCACCGAGGTGCTGCGCAACATGCTCTACGCCGGCTCCCGGACCCTGCTCGGCCTCGGCTTCGTGGTGATGGACGAGGTGCACTACCTCGCCGACCGCTCCCGCGGCGCGGTGTGGGAGGAGGTGATCATCCACCTGCCGGAGTCGGTGGCGCTGGTCTCGCTCTCCGCCACCGTGTCCAACGCCGAGGAGTTCGGCGAGTGGCTGGCCACCGTGCGCGGCGAGACCGCCACGGTGCTCGAGGAGCGCCGCCCGGTGCCGCTCTATCAGCACGTGATGGTCGGGCGCCGGCTGCTGAACCTGTTCGCGGGCTCCGACGTCGATGCCGCCGCCGGCTTCGTCAAGGAGGGCGCCGCGGTCAACGGCGAGCTGATGAAGGTGGCCCGCGACGACTGGGCAGCCACCCACGTGCGCGACCGCCGCTCCCCGCGCGGTCAGGGCGGCAAGGGCCCCAAGGGCGGCGGGCGCCAGGTCGGCAACGGCCGCCGGGTCTGGGTGCCGAGCCGTCCGGAGGTGATCGAGCGCCTCGAGCGCGACGGGCTGCTGCCGGCGATCGTGTTCATCTTCAGCCGGATCGGCTGCGACGCGGCGGTGCAGCAGTGCCTGGCCGGCGGCGTACGCCTCACCTCGCCGGAGGAGCGCGACGAGATCTATGAGTACGTCGAGGAGAGCTGTCGCCACCTGCCCGACGAGGACCGCCACGTCCTGGGCTACCACGACTTCCTCGACGGCCTGACCCGCGGCGTGGCCGCCCACCACGCGGGCATGCTGCCGGCGTTCAAGCAGTGCGTGGAGGAGCTGTTCACCCGCGGTCTGTGCAAGGTCGTGTTCGCCACCGAGACCCTCGCGCTGGGCATCAACATGCCGGCCCGGACCGTGGTCATCGAGAAGCTGACCAAGTGGAACGGCGAGACTCACGCCTCGATCACCCCGGGGGAGTACACCCAGCTGACCGGGCGCGCGGGCCGCCGTGGCCTGGACACCGAGGGCCACGGTGTCGTGCTGTGGCAGCAGGGGATGAACCCCAAGGAGCTGGCCGGCTTGGCCTCGACGCGCACCTATCCGCTGCGCTCGTCGTTCCGCCCGTCGTACAACATGGCGGTCAACCTGGTCCACCAGTTCGGCCGGGCGCGCTCGCGGGAGCTGCTGGAGCAGTCCTTCGCCCAGTTCCAGGCCGACAAGGCCGTCGTCGGGCTGGCCCGGCAGCTGCGCAAGGCCGAGGACGCCCTCGACGGCTACCGCGAGGCTGCGACCTGCCACCTCGGCGACTTCATGGAGTACGCCGCGCTGCGCCGGCGCATCTCCGACGTCGAGAAGGACGCCAGCCGCGCCCGCAAGGCGGACCGGCGGGTCGAGGCCATCGAGTCGCTGCGGGCGCTGCGTCCCGGCGACGTGATCCGGGTGCCCACCGGCAAGTTCGCCGGGTACGCCGTGGTGATCGACCCGGGCTGGTCGCCGGACGGCCCGCGGCCCTATGTCGTGACCGCCGACCGGCAGGCACGGCGCCTGGCGATGATCGACTTCCCGACCCCGGTCGAGGCGCTGGGCAAGGTGCGGGTGCCGAAGAACTTCAACGGTCGCAACCCGCAGATGCGCCGCGACCTGGCCTCGGCGCTGCGCTCGCGCACCCACGACCTCGCGCCGCCGCCGGGGAGCCGGTCCGGGGGAGCCCGCACCGCGATGGCGCAGTCGGGAGCCGACGAGGAGGTGGCCCGGCTGCGCGAGCAGCTGCGCGCGCACCCCTGCCACGAGTGCCCCGAGCGCGAGGACCACGCCCGCTGGGCGGAGCGCTGGCACAAGCTGCGCCGCGACGCCGACACCCTCCAGCGCCGCGTCGAGCAGCGCACCAACACCGTCGCGCGCCAGTTCGACCGCGTCTGCGACGTGCTCACCGCGCTGGACTACCTCGACGGCGACGAGGTGACCCCGCGCGGGCGGCACCTGATGCGGTTGTACTCCGAGCTCGACCTGGTCGCGGCGGAGTGCCTGCGTCACGGGCTGTGGGACGACCTGTCACCTTCCGAGCTTGCCGCGGCGCTGTCCGTGCTGGTCTTCGAGGCCCGGCGCCCCGACGACGCCTCCGTGCCGCGGCTGCCCGGCGGCCGGGCCCGCGACGTGATCGGGGAGATGGTGCGGGTCTGGGGCGAGCTGGACCGCCTCGAGAAGGACCACCGCCTCGACTTCCTGCGCCAGCCCGACCTGGGGCTGGCCTGGACGGCGTACCGCTGGAGC
- a CDS encoding diacylglycerol kinase, translated as MTGPRDIAVLSNPTSGKGRGARARALTIQRLHQAGVHVRDLAGADAAESGALARAAVADGVDAVVAVGGDGLVHVAVQALAGTGVPLGIVPAGTGNDAARALAIDPGDPAAAVDRVLAGRTRVVDLARSGATYYSTVLCAGFDAIVNERANTMTWPRGQMRYNLATIAELRTFRPLSYVLDLDGEVLRTDAMLVAVGNGPSFGGGLRITEGASLDDGLLDVVVIKPLSKVALVRTYPKLFRGTHVTHPQYERHLVRRVTIAAPGIVTYADGERFGPLPLTVECAPGALTVLS; from the coding sequence GTGACCGGCCCGCGCGACATCGCAGTGCTCTCCAACCCCACCTCGGGCAAGGGCCGCGGCGCGCGCGCCCGGGCGCTGACCATCCAGCGGCTGCACCAGGCGGGCGTGCACGTGCGGGACCTGGCCGGCGCGGACGCCGCGGAGAGCGGCGCCCTGGCCCGTGCCGCGGTCGCCGACGGCGTCGACGCCGTGGTGGCCGTCGGCGGCGACGGGCTGGTCCACGTCGCGGTGCAGGCGCTGGCCGGCACCGGGGTGCCGCTGGGGATCGTGCCCGCCGGCACCGGCAACGACGCCGCCCGCGCGCTCGCCATCGACCCCGGAGACCCGGCGGCGGCCGTGGACCGGGTGCTGGCCGGGCGCACCCGTGTCGTCGACCTGGCGCGCAGCGGCGCGACGTACTACTCCACGGTGCTGTGCGCGGGCTTCGACGCGATCGTCAACGAGCGCGCCAACACGATGACCTGGCCGCGGGGGCAGATGCGCTACAACCTCGCCACCATCGCCGAGCTGCGCACCTTCCGCCCGCTGTCCTATGTGCTCGACCTGGACGGCGAGGTGCTGCGCACCGACGCGATGCTGGTGGCCGTCGGCAACGGCCCGTCCTTCGGCGGCGGGCTGCGGATCACCGAGGGCGCCTCGCTCGACGACGGGCTGCTCGACGTGGTGGTGATCAAGCCGCTCAGCAAGGTCGCGCTGGTGCGGACCTACCCCAAGCTGTTCCGCGGCACCCACGTCACCCACCCGCAGTACGAGCGCCACCTGGTGCGCCGGGTGACCATCGCCGCGCCCGGCATCGTCACCTACGCCGACGGGGAACGCTTCGGTCCGTTGCCGCTCACCGTGGAGTGCGCACCGGGAGCCCTCACCGTGCTCTCCTGA
- the tatC gene encoding twin-arginine translocase subunit TatC, producing MSALSGFAKLYSGRPQHPVGPGGRMALSDHLREVRARLLRSATVLVVAFVVALFFYDQLLDLVLDPYNEARAALPDTIETKAYIASAGGPLLLQLKLCGVAAIVVSSPYWLYQIWAFIVPGLHPGEKRWTRVFAGVAGPLFIGGVALGYYVLPKGLEVLIGFTPDGLENLVEFGEYFSFFTRMMLVFGIAMEIPLFVIMLNLAGVLSGKVLGRYRAWIIVGTFVFAAVATPSTDPFSMLMLAVPMLVLFLVAEAVSRLIDRRRGRGAHGTDQWADDEVSTL from the coding sequence TTGTCCGCGCTCTCCGGGTTCGCCAAGCTCTACTCCGGTCGTCCCCAGCACCCGGTCGGGCCGGGGGGCCGGATGGCGTTGTCGGACCACCTGCGCGAGGTCCGCGCCCGACTGCTGCGCTCCGCGACCGTGCTGGTCGTGGCCTTCGTCGTGGCGCTGTTCTTCTACGACCAGCTGCTCGACCTGGTGCTCGATCCCTACAACGAGGCGCGCGCCGCGCTGCCCGACACGATCGAGACCAAGGCCTACATCGCCAGCGCCGGTGGCCCGCTGCTGCTGCAGCTGAAGCTGTGCGGGGTGGCCGCGATCGTGGTCTCCAGCCCGTACTGGCTCTACCAGATCTGGGCGTTCATCGTCCCGGGCCTGCACCCGGGGGAGAAGCGCTGGACCCGGGTCTTCGCCGGGGTCGCCGGGCCGCTGTTCATCGGCGGCGTCGCACTGGGCTACTACGTGCTCCCCAAGGGCCTGGAGGTCCTCATCGGGTTCACCCCCGACGGCCTGGAGAACCTCGTCGAGTTCGGGGAGTACTTCAGCTTCTTCACCCGGATGATGCTGGTCTTCGGGATCGCGATGGAGATCCCGCTGTTCGTGATCATGCTCAACCTCGCCGGCGTGCTCAGCGGCAAGGTGCTCGGGCGTTACCGGGCCTGGATCATCGTCGGCACGTTCGTCTTCGCCGCGGTCGCCACGCCCTCCACCGACCCCTTCTCGATGCTGATGCTGGCCGTCCCGATGCTGGTGCTGTTCCTGGTGGCGGAGGCGGTCTCCCGGCTCATCGACCGCCGCCGCGGCCGCGGGGCCCACGGCACCGACCAGTGGGCCGACGACGAGGTCTCCACCCTGTGA
- a CDS encoding FKBP-type peptidyl-prolyl cis-trans isomerase, protein MSRRLRRLPALLVPLLVLPALSACGEEDSASASADDLLESLSIKGEHGKAIKVGWDGRIEMEEGSDTTVLSEGDGDKVDAGNEVTAHIWIGNGYTESESFSTYDAKTPQTLTLNDSLAEGFRDSLEGQQVGSRVATVAVADEFFGQGGNPSLQIANKDTIVVIMDILDTAEVLERPQGAEQKAPAWAPEVLTDADDAVTGLDFTDAPKPNDRLLGADLVVGDGAKVEKGQTITVNYLGQVYGGDAPFDESFSKSPASFGIGTGQVIKGWDKALVGKTIGSRVLLAIPPAWGYGEKGQPAAGIKGTDTLYFVVDILAAS, encoded by the coding sequence GTGTCGCGACGCCTGCGCCGCCTGCCCGCACTCCTCGTCCCGCTGCTGGTCCTGCCCGCGCTCTCCGCGTGCGGCGAGGAGGACAGCGCCTCCGCCTCCGCCGACGACCTGCTCGAGTCGCTGAGCATCAAGGGCGAGCACGGCAAGGCGATCAAGGTCGGCTGGGACGGCCGCATCGAGATGGAGGAGGGCAGCGACACCACCGTGCTGTCCGAGGGCGACGGCGACAAGGTCGACGCCGGCAACGAGGTCACCGCGCACATCTGGATCGGCAACGGCTACACCGAGTCCGAGTCGTTCAGCACCTACGACGCCAAGACCCCGCAGACCCTCACCCTCAACGACAGCCTCGCCGAGGGTTTCCGCGACAGCCTGGAGGGCCAGCAGGTCGGCTCCCGCGTCGCGACCGTCGCGGTGGCGGATGAGTTCTTCGGCCAGGGCGGCAACCCGAGCCTGCAGATCGCCAACAAGGACACCATCGTGGTGATCATGGACATCCTCGACACCGCGGAGGTCCTCGAGAGGCCGCAGGGCGCGGAGCAGAAGGCCCCCGCCTGGGCGCCCGAGGTGCTCACCGACGCCGACGACGCGGTCACCGGCCTCGACTTCACCGACGCCCCGAAGCCCAACGACCGTCTGCTCGGCGCCGACCTCGTCGTCGGCGACGGCGCGAAGGTCGAGAAGGGCCAGACGATCACCGTCAACTACCTCGGTCAGGTGTACGGCGGCGACGCGCCGTTCGACGAGTCGTTCTCCAAGAGCCCCGCCTCGTTCGGCATCGGCACCGGTCAGGTCATCAAGGGCTGGGACAAGGCCCTGGTCGGCAAGACCATCGGCAGCCGGGTGCTGCTCGCGATCCCGCCGGCCTGGGGATACGGCGAGAAGGGCCAGCCCGCCGCGGGTATCAAGGGCACCGACACCCTCTACTTCGTCGTGGACATCCTCGCCGCGTCCTGA
- the pafA gene encoding Pup--protein ligase, giving the protein MDRRIFGIENEYGVTCTFHGQRRLSPDEVARYLFRKVVSWGRSSNVFLRNGARLYLDVGSHPEYATPECDDIGELVAHDKAGERVLEGLLLDAEQRLHDEGIAGEIYLFKNNTDSAGNSYGCHENYLVSRAGEFNRLADVLIPFLVTRQIIVGAGKVTQTPRGASYSVSQRAEHIWEGVSSATTRSRPIINTRDEPHADAEKYRRLHVIVGDSNMSETTTMLKVASCDLVLRMIEEGVVMRDLTMENPIRAIREISQDVTGRRKIRLANGREASALEIQGEYLAKARDFVDRRELGTPVIERALDLWERGLKAVESDDLGLVDTEIDWVIKLKLIDAYRAKHGLPLGHPRIAQIDLTYHDIRRNRGLYYLLEKRGQVARVTSDLRIFEAKTVPPQTTRARLRGEFIRRAQERRRDFTVDWVHLKLNDQAQRTVLCKDPFRAYDDRVQRLIDGM; this is encoded by the coding sequence ATGGACCGGCGGATCTTCGGGATCGAGAACGAGTACGGCGTGACGTGCACGTTCCACGGGCAGCGGCGGCTGAGCCCGGATGAGGTGGCGCGCTACTTGTTCCGCAAGGTGGTCAGCTGGGGGCGCAGCAGCAACGTCTTCCTGCGCAACGGGGCGCGTCTCTACCTCGACGTCGGCAGCCACCCGGAGTACGCCACCCCCGAGTGTGACGACATCGGGGAGCTGGTGGCCCACGACAAGGCGGGGGAGCGGGTGCTGGAGGGGCTGCTGCTCGACGCCGAGCAGCGCCTGCACGACGAGGGGATCGCCGGGGAGATCTACCTGTTCAAGAACAACACCGACTCGGCCGGCAACTCCTACGGCTGTCACGAGAACTACCTGGTCAGCCGGGCGGGGGAGTTCAACCGCCTCGCCGACGTGCTGATCCCGTTCCTGGTGACCCGCCAGATCATCGTGGGCGCCGGGAAGGTCACCCAGACCCCGCGCGGGGCGTCGTACAGCGTCAGCCAGCGCGCCGAGCACATCTGGGAGGGCGTGAGCAGCGCGACCACGCGCAGCCGTCCGATCATCAACACCCGCGACGAGCCGCACGCCGACGCCGAGAAGTACCGGCGCCTGCACGTGATCGTCGGTGACTCCAACATGAGCGAGACCACCACGATGCTGAAGGTCGCCTCCTGCGACCTGGTGCTGCGGATGATCGAGGAGGGCGTGGTGATGCGCGACCTCACGATGGAGAACCCGATCCGCGCCATCCGCGAGATCTCCCAGGACGTCACCGGGCGACGCAAGATCCGCCTCGCCAACGGCCGGGAGGCGAGCGCGCTGGAGATCCAGGGGGAGTACCTCGCCAAGGCCCGCGACTTCGTGGACCGCCGCGAGCTGGGCACCCCGGTCATCGAGCGGGCACTCGATCTGTGGGAGCGCGGGCTCAAGGCGGTGGAGTCCGACGACCTCGGCCTGGTCGACACCGAGATCGACTGGGTGATCAAGCTGAAGCTGATCGATGCCTACCGGGCCAAGCACGGGCTCCCCCTGGGCCACCCCCGCATCGCCCAGATCGACCTGACCTACCACGACATCCGCCGCAACCGCGGGCTGTACTACCTGCTCGAGAAGCGCGGCCAGGTCGCCCGGGTGACCAGCGACCTGCGCATCTTCGAGGCCAAGACAGTGCCGCCGCAGACCACCCGCGCCCGGCTGCGCGGCGAGTTCATCCGCCGCGCCCAGGAGCGGCGCCGCGACTTCACCGTCGACTGGGTGCACCTCAAGCTCAACGACCAGGCCCAGCGCACCGTGCTGTGCAAGGACCCGTTTCGCGCGTACGACGACCGCGTGCAGCGCCTCATCGACGGCATGTGA